The DNA segment atcagctgccgtCAACTTGGCGAACAGCTCCTCcttctgttgatcagctgccaccttcatggcagacagctcctgcttctgttgatcagctgcctATTTCATGgtagacagctcctgctcctgttgatcagctgccgcctccatggcagacagctcctgctcctgttcatcagctgccgtCAACTTGACGGACAGCtcctcctgttgatcagctgccaccttcatggcagacagctcctccttctgttgatcagctgcctCCTTCATGGTAGACAGCTCCTGCTcgtgttgatcagctgccgccttcatggcagacagctcctgctcctgttcatcagctgcctCCTTCATGGTAGAAAGCTAATGCTCCTGTTGATCAGTTGCCGTCTTCATTGCAGACAGttcctgctcctgttcatcagctgccgccCTCATGGCAGACGGCTCCTGCTCccgatgatcagctgccgccCTCATGGCAGACGGCTCCTGCTCccgatgatcagctgccgccttcatggcagacagctcctgctcctgttgatcagctgcctcCTTCATGgtagacagctcctgctcctgttgatcagctgccgtcttcatggcagacagttcctgctcctgttcatcagctgccgccCTCATGGCAGACGGCTCCTGCTCccgatgatcagctgccgccttcatggcagacagctcctgctcctgttgatcagctgccgccttcatggcgatCAGCTACTTCtcttgttgatcagctgccgccttcatggcagatagCTCCtact comes from the Penaeus vannamei isolate JL-2024 chromosome 8, ASM4276789v1, whole genome shotgun sequence genome and includes:
- the LOC138862321 gene encoding uncharacterized abhydrolase domain-containing protein DDB_G0269086-like yields the protein MKEAADEQEQELSAMKAAADQHEQELSTMKEAADQQKEELSAMKVAADQQEELSVKLTAADEQEQELSAMEAAADQQKQELSAMKVAADQQKEELFAKLTAADEQEQELSAMKAAADQHEQELSTMKEAADEQEQELSAMKAAADQQEQ